From the genome of Hymenobacter gelipurpurascens:
GAAGTGCTCGGCAGGAAGAATGGCCTGCCATCAAACACATTCCAATAACAAACAATTAGGAAGAAGGATTCAGCACCACGCTGAACACTGTAATAGTAGTAAGGTCTCGACCAAAGTAGAGCTTATCTAAAGCTTCGTACGTGTTGCGAGCCCTGAAATAAGAGGTTTGTAACTCCCGGTCGCCGCGGGCACGCCACTGGATGGTATAGGAGCTCTCCGTATCACGGTAGCTCTGCACATAAGTCAGCATTTTGCGCAGGCTGTCCAGCTTATCATACCCAATCTCATAGCGAAAAAGGAAGCTTTGCTGGTGCCTAGGATTTACGGTAATCAGGTCGAGGCGCATCTGGCCATCAAGCTGCCGAAACTCAAATAGCAGATTCCCAGAACCGAGGCCTAGGTAGCTTTCAATCTGTTGTTGAATGCGGGCGCTTTCAACGTGTACGTCGGCGGGCGTGACATCCATACTTTGAGTAGCAATAAAAGAGGCAAATTAGCGGGATGGAGAGCACATGAGCACTCTTCATCCCGCTAATTTGCCTCCAATAGTTGACTAGTGGTGCGACTTAGCTTCTTCCAGAGCAGGAAGCCCGTTCTTTACCCGGTAGTCACTGATAGCCGATTTGATAGCGTCTTCAGCAAGCACAGAGCAGTGGATTTTAACGGGCGGCAAAGCCAATTCTTCCACAATCTCCATGTTGTCGATAGCAAGGGCCTCGTCCACTGTCTTGCCTTTCAGCCATTCGGTAGCCAAGGAAGAAGAAGCAATAGCTGAACCACAACCGAACGTCTTAAACTTAGCGTCGGTGATAGTGTTCGTAGCCTCGTCTACCTCGATTTGCAAGCGCATTACGTCGCCGCACTCAGGAGCGCCTACTAGGCCAGTACCAACGTTCTTTTTGCTTTTATCCAGCGTGCCTACGTTGCGGGGATTGCTGTAATGATCAATTACTTTATCGGAGTAAGCCATGGCTTATTTGAGAAGTTTAGATGGTAGATTCCAGAACTTAGTGCTAAGCTCTAAAAGATTAATGTTCAGCCCACTCGATAGAGTTGAGGTCAATGCCTTCTTTGAACATCTCCCATAGAGGAGACATCTCACGAAGCTTAGTTACGGCTTCCTTCACGTGGTTTATGGCGTAATCGATCTGCTCATCCGTGGTGAAGCGAGACAAGCCGAAGCGCAGGGAGCTGTGCGCCAGGTCGTCACTGAGGCCTAGAGCTTTAAGTACGTACGAAGGCTCCAAAGAGGCTGAAGTACAGGCAGAACCCGAAGATACAGCCAAGTCTTTCACGCCCATCATCAAGCCTTCACCTTCTACATACTTAAAGGAAATGTTGGCTACGTGCGGCAGACGGTGTTCACGCGAGCCGTTTACATAGCTTTCTTCCAACGTCAGCAGCTCGCGCTCCAAACGGTCGCGCATTACAGAGAGACGCTGGGTATCAGCTTCCATCTCCTGTTTGGCAAGCTCGCAAGCTTTGCCTAGGCCTACAATGCCTGGAACGTTGAGGGTACCGGAGCGCATGCCACGCTCATGGCCGCCGCCATCCATCTGGGCAGTAACTTTTACCCGTGGGTTCTTGCGACGTACATACAGTGCACCAACGCCTTTCGGGCCGTACATTTTGTGGGCTGTGAAAGCCATGATGTCGATGCCATCAGCAATAACATCTACGGGAATCTTGCCAACTGCCTGGGTGCCGTCCGTCATGAACAGGGCACCGTGCTTGTGTGCAATAGCAGCAATTTCGCGGATAGGTTGGATGGTACCCGTCTCGTTGTTGCCATACATGATGGTCACGAGAATAGTCTCGGGAGTCATGGCCGCTTCCAGATCAGCCAGGCTAATAAGGCCTTCGGCGTCTACTGGGAGGTAGGTTACGCGGCCGCCCAGCTTCTCAATGTGCTTGCACGTATCGAGTACCGCTTTGTGCTCGGTAGTGGCGGTGATGACGTGGTTGCCCTTCTGGGAGTACATCTCGAACACTCCTTTGATACCAAGGTTGTCCGATTCTGTAGCGCCAGAAGTGAAAATGATTTCTTTAGGATCACAGTTAATCAGGCCGGCAATCTGCTCACGGGCGTAATCCACTGCTTCCTCAGCGGCCCAGCCGAAAGGGTGGTTACGGGAAGCGGCATTGCCGAACACCTCGGTCAGATAAGGCATCATAGCCTCCAGAACCCGGGGGTCGAGAGGTGTGGTGGCGTTGTTGTCGAGGTAAATAGGTAGCTTGAGCATGGCTCGGAGTCAGTTTCAGCGGAGAATCATTCGCAGGTAGAACACGAAAACCAGCGAACTGGTTTTACTTTGCTCCCACAAAAGTAGAACAAATCCAAACAAGCCGCGCTATACAGCGCAGTTGGTTTTTGCCCCTCCGTATGCTTACAAATCTTGAACACCTAGGCCTGGCCGTAAATGACCTGGAAGCGGCCACTATACTCTATACAACGCTGCTAGGCCAGGAGCCCTACAAGCGCGAGCATGTGGAGAGTGAAGCCGTGGATACCGTTTTCTTTCAGGTGGGCGGTTCTAAAATTGAACTGCTGGCCGGCACATCGCCTAATAGCGCCATTACCAAGTACCTGGAGAAGAAGCCCGATGGCATACACCATGTGGCCTTTGCCGTAACGGACATTCGAGCCGAAATGGCGCGTTTGCGGGCTGCTGGCTTCACATTACTCAATGAGGAGCCCAAGCGCGGCGCCGACAACAAGCTGGTCTGCTTCATTCATCCGAAGAGCGCCAACGGGGTATTGGTGGAGCTGTGCCAGGATATGGTGCCTTTAACGTAAGCTGGATATGAGCACGAAGTTTCTCCGCGAAGAAATAGACGCGGCCGTTGATGCCCTGCTACTGCAACAAGTAATTCTTTACCCCACTGACACCGTGTGGGGGCTTGGCTGCGATGCCGAAGCGCCACAGGCAGTAGACCAGATATATAAATTAAAGCAGCGCCCAGCCGAGAAAGCCTGCATTGTGCTGGTAGCGGATGAGAAAATGTTTGCCCGCTATGCCACTACCGTACCGCCGAACCTGACGGAGCTACTGGCCGCGCAGCAGAAGCCTACAACCTACGTGGTGCCCGGCAGCCGCCTGCTGGCGCCTAACCTGCTGGCGCCGGATGGCACGATAGGCCTACGCATTGTGCGGGATGATGAATTCTGCCAGAAAGTGGTGCGCCGGCTAGGCCATGGGCTTGTGTCTACCTCGGCCAACGTAAGTGGGGAGCCCAGCCCGGCTGTGTACTCAGATGTGAGCAAGGAAATTGTGCGCGGGGCGGATCATGTGGCAAACTGGCGACAGGATGACCAGACGCGGGCTTCCCCCTCGCGGGTGGTCCGTGTGCTGCCCGATGGTAGCCTGGAGGTACTGCGGGATTAGTGGCCTAGCATATGGGTAGTGGGCCACTTCCTAGGTATAGCAGGAGTCGATAACCACCACTTGGCACTACTGCCTACCTTTGCGGCTTAAACTGTTGCGCATGAAAACTCCTCAGCTACCCGATCTGCCCTTGTTTCGTACCATTGCCGAAGCAGCCGGCGAACTGGCCTACCCGGCCTACGTGATTGGGGGCTATGTGCGGGACCTGGCCCTGGAGCGACAAAGCAAAGACGTGGATGTAGTGTGTGTGGGCGATGGTATTCGGCTGGCTCAGGAAGTAGGCAAAAAGCTGCCCAACCGGCCGCGCGTTACGGTGTTCAAGAATTTCGGGACGGCCATGCTGCCCACGCCCGAGATTGAGTTGGAGTTTGTGGGTGCCCGCAAGGAGAGCTACCGCGCCGAAAGCCGCAAGCCCGAAGTAGAAGCCGGAACCCTGGAAGAAGACCTCGCCCGCCGCGACTTTACCATCAATGCCCTGGGCCTCAGCCTGAACCCCACTGACTTCGGCTCATTGGTGGACCGGTTTGACGGCATGGGCGACCTGCAGCGCCGCATTATTCGCACACCGCTCGACCCCGATATTACCTTTTCCGATGACCCCTTGCGCATGATGCGGGCCGTGCGCTTTGCCACGCAGCTCAACTTTGATATTGAGCCGGACACGTATGATGCCATTTCCCGCAATAAGGACCGCATCAAGATTGTGTCGCAGGAGCGGATTACGGATGAGCTGAACAAGATCATCATGGCCCCGAAGCCGAGCTACGGCTTTAAGCTGCTGTTCCAGAGTGGCCTACTGCAGCTCATCTTCCCGAAAATGGCCCAACTCTATGGGGTGGAGAAGGTAGGCCAGCACGCGCATAAGGATAACTTCTACCACACCTTGCAAGTGCTCGATAATGTAGTGGCCACGGGCGGCGACCTGTGGCTGCGCTGGGCCGCCATCCTGCACGATATTGCCAAACCCGCCACCAAACGCTACGACAAGCGCGTGGGCTGGACTTTCCATGGCCACGAAGACAAGGGCGCCCGCTGGGTTCCTGGCATCTTTACGGATCTGAAATTGCCGCTGGGCGAGGAGATGCGCCAGGTACAAAAGCTGGTGCGGCTGCACCTGCGGCCCATTGCGCTGGTCAAGGAAATCGTGACGGACTCGGCGGTGCGCCGCTTGCTCTTCGAGGCCGGCGACGACATTGACCGCCTGATGCTCCTGTGCCGGGCCGATATCACCAGCAAAGACCACCAGCGCGTGGCGCGCTACCTGCGCAACTTCGATGTGGTGGAGCAGAAGCTGAAGGAAGTGGAGGAGAAAGACCACCTACGCAACTTCAAGCCCGTCATCACCGGCGAAATCATCATGGCCACGTTTGGCCTGTCGCCTTCCCGTGCCGTGGGCGAGCTGAAAGAGGCCTTGTTGGAAGCTATTCTCGATGGCAAGATTCGCAATGAGTACGACGAGGCGTTTGCCCTTTTGCTGGAGCTAGGCCACCGCAAAGGCCTAGTAGCTGTGCAGGCATAAGCTTCAACTCTGATGTAACCAGACTAAAAAGAAGCCCTTCTCTTGTTAAAGGAGAAGGGCTTCTTTTTAGTCTGGTTACAGCGAAGTAGGATAGATATAAACAAAATGGAGGAAGCGTCAGCCAGCCTGTTGCAGCAGGGGGGAGGCTGAATGCTTCCTCCGGGTCTCACCTTTCACTCACTAGTTAGACCCTTGTATGTTTGTTCTGAGAAAACAGATGCAGACAGCAAGCGAATCGTTGCTTGCCGTACTCTCGGAACACGAAAGAAATATTCGCGCTCTGAGATGTGAAACGCATGAAGGCCCTTTGGGTTGCACCGCGTCGTCGTAAGTTATCCAGAACTGTGCCAGTTAAGGCACAGAGCATTAGCTACTATATGGCAGGTGGCCTAGGCATTGTAGGCCACCTGCCATATAGGGTAAAGTTATTAGTCAACGGCGCGGATAGAGGCCGCACCGATAGCTTCCCGACGGACGTTTTGTGGCTTGCCGCTGTACTCAATCAGGCTGGCACCCACTGCATCTGCCTTTAGCTCGTCGGTCACACGCACCCGAATTTTGCTGGCCCCGATGGCATCTACATCGGCACGGCGGGCGGTGAAATCATCGGCGGCTACTTCGCAGGCGCCGGTGCCGCTGATTTCCAAGTTATCGGCGCTACCTTGTAGGGCGGCCTGGCAGCCACCGGCTAGTTCCAGCTTCAGCTCCCGCAGGTCGCCCCGGAAACGAAGCTGGCTGCCGCCGGCCTGCTGCACGCGCAGGTTGCCGGAGTTGAAGCCGTTCACCTCCGCTTTGGTGCCGCCTACCAGGCTCAGGTCATTGAGTTCAGGCGTTTCAATGATGAGCAGAACCTCATCAGTATCGTTGTTGCCCCGGGAGTCGAACAGGTCGCGGTTGCGGGGGCTGATGGTGATTTCCCGACCGTCGCGCTCTACTTTGATATCACGCAGGGCCCGACCATCGCCAGCGGCCCGCACGCTGTAGCTGCTGCCTTGGCGTACCACTACATGATAACCACCTACCACCGACACATGATCGAAGTCGGTTTCGTCGAAGCGCTGGCGCTCGGAGCCGTAGGAGCTTTCATCGGTATTGATGGGCTCCACGCTGCCAAAGCTCAGGTTGATGTCGTTGTCATCATCATTGTCATTGCGGCCGCTTTCGTA
Proteins encoded in this window:
- a CDS encoding IscS subfamily cysteine desulfurase; its protein translation is MLKLPIYLDNNATTPLDPRVLEAMMPYLTEVFGNAASRNHPFGWAAEEAVDYAREQIAGLINCDPKEIIFTSGATESDNLGIKGVFEMYSQKGNHVITATTEHKAVLDTCKHIEKLGGRVTYLPVDAEGLISLADLEAAMTPETILVTIMYGNNETGTIQPIREIAAIAHKHGALFMTDGTQAVGKIPVDVIADGIDIMAFTAHKMYGPKGVGALYVRRKNPRVKVTAQMDGGGHERGMRSGTLNVPGIVGLGKACELAKQEMEADTQRLSVMRDRLERELLTLEESYVNGSREHRLPHVANISFKYVEGEGLMMGVKDLAVSSGSACTSASLEPSYVLKALGLSDDLAHSSLRFGLSRFTTDEQIDYAINHVKEAVTKLREMSPLWEMFKEGIDLNSIEWAEH
- the iscU gene encoding Fe-S cluster assembly scaffold IscU produces the protein MAYSDKVIDHYSNPRNVGTLDKSKKNVGTGLVGAPECGDVMRLQIEVDEATNTITDAKFKTFGCGSAIASSSLATEWLKGKTVDEALAIDNMEIVEELALPPVKIHCSVLAEDAIKSAISDYRVKNGLPALEEAKSHH
- a CDS encoding CCA tRNA nucleotidyltransferase, whose protein sequence is MKTPQLPDLPLFRTIAEAAGELAYPAYVIGGYVRDLALERQSKDVDVVCVGDGIRLAQEVGKKLPNRPRVTVFKNFGTAMLPTPEIELEFVGARKESYRAESRKPEVEAGTLEEDLARRDFTINALGLSLNPTDFGSLVDRFDGMGDLQRRIIRTPLDPDITFSDDPLRMMRAVRFATQLNFDIEPDTYDAISRNKDRIKIVSQERITDELNKIIMAPKPSYGFKLLFQSGLLQLIFPKMAQLYGVEKVGQHAHKDNFYHTLQVLDNVVATGGDLWLRWAAILHDIAKPATKRYDKRVGWTFHGHEDKGARWVPGIFTDLKLPLGEEMRQVQKLVRLHLRPIALVKEIVTDSAVRRLLFEAGDDIDRLMLLCRADITSKDHQRVARYLRNFDVVEQKLKEVEEKDHLRNFKPVITGEIIMATFGLSPSRAVGELKEALLEAILDGKIRNEYDEAFALLLELGHRKGLVAVQA
- a CDS encoding L-threonylcarbamoyladenylate synthase; translation: MSTKFLREEIDAAVDALLLQQVILYPTDTVWGLGCDAEAPQAVDQIYKLKQRPAEKACIVLVADEKMFARYATTVPPNLTELLAAQQKPTTYVVPGSRLLAPNLLAPDGTIGLRIVRDDEFCQKVVRRLGHGLVSTSANVSGEPSPAVYSDVSKEIVRGADHVANWRQDDQTRASPSRVVRVLPDGSLEVLRD
- the mce gene encoding methylmalonyl-CoA epimerase, translated to MLTNLEHLGLAVNDLEAATILYTTLLGQEPYKREHVESEAVDTVFFQVGGSKIELLAGTSPNSAITKYLEKKPDGIHHVAFAVTDIRAEMARLRAAGFTLLNEEPKRGADNKLVCFIHPKSANGVLVELCQDMVPLT